The proteins below come from a single Serratia fonticola genomic window:
- a CDS encoding IclR family transcriptional regulator: MADDQACKYLIPGLDRGLQLLLAFGEQHKEMTFAELHRLVDMPKATAYRVVQTLEHLGFLERNPRTNTFALGIKVLRLGFEYIASLDVAQAGQPVIEQLRDRSQCSSHLAIRDGHDVIYIARVSAAGSQINQVSVGTRLPAHRTSLGRMLLTSTSREEFERLFPHEALPDAAPGTPANREALWQMVQQDKARGYVIGESFFRHGISSIVYPIFNREQRVEAVVSIMVPSDEIPKADRERLRMEVRDAAVKISGLLGAPPQANVG, from the coding sequence ATGGCAGACGATCAAGCGTGTAAATATCTGATCCCGGGGCTGGATCGCGGGTTACAACTGTTGCTGGCCTTTGGCGAGCAGCATAAGGAAATGACCTTTGCAGAATTACATCGCCTGGTCGATATGCCAAAGGCAACCGCCTACCGCGTGGTGCAAACGCTGGAGCATCTGGGCTTTTTGGAGCGCAATCCACGCACCAACACCTTTGCGTTGGGGATCAAAGTGCTGCGTCTGGGCTTTGAGTATATCGCCTCGCTGGACGTGGCCCAGGCTGGCCAACCGGTGATCGAGCAACTGCGCGATCGCAGCCAATGCAGCAGCCATCTGGCGATCCGCGATGGGCATGACGTGATCTATATCGCCCGCGTCAGTGCGGCTGGCTCGCAGATCAACCAGGTAAGCGTCGGTACCCGTTTACCAGCGCACCGCACCTCTCTTGGCCGTATGCTGCTGACCAGCACCAGCCGGGAAGAGTTTGAACGCCTGTTCCCGCATGAAGCCTTGCCCGATGCGGCACCAGGGACACCGGCCAATCGCGAAGCGCTGTGGCAGATGGTGCAACAGGATAAGGCTCGTGGCTATGTGATTGGCGAATCCTTCTTCCGCCATGGCATTTCCTCGATCGTCTATCCGATCTTTAACCGTGAACAGCGGGTGGAAGCGGTGGTCAGCATTATGGTGCCTTCCGATGAGATCCCGAAGGCGGATCGCGAGCGGTTGCGCATGGAAGTCCGGGACGCTGCAGTGAAAATTTCCGGCCTGTTGGGCGCGCCACCGCAGGCTAACGTCGGCTAA
- the speB gene encoding agmatinase, whose protein sequence is MSTLGHQPDNSLVSNAFGFLRFPLNFMPYDSDAEWVITGVPFDMATSGRAGGRHGPAAIRQVSTNLAWEGARWPWNFDLRDRLNVVDCGDVVFNFGDAQDMSDKLQAHAEKLLAAGKRMLSFGGDHFVTLPLLRAHAKHFGKMALVHFDAHTDTYANGSKFDHGTMFFHAPNEGLIDPNHSVQIGIRTEFDRDNGFTVLDAAQVNDRGVDDLLAQIKQIVGDMPVYLTFDIDCLDPAFAPGTGTPVIGGLTSDRALKLVRGMQSLNIVGMDVVEVAPAYDQSEITALAAATLGLEMLYLQAAKKQG, encoded by the coding sequence ATGAGTACCTTAGGCCATCAGCCCGATAATTCCTTAGTGTCCAACGCCTTTGGTTTCCTGCGCTTTCCGCTGAACTTTATGCCTTACGATAGCGATGCAGAGTGGGTGATCACCGGTGTTCCTTTTGATATGGCTACCTCCGGCCGTGCCGGTGGACGTCATGGCCCTGCGGCGATCCGCCAGGTTTCTACCAATCTGGCATGGGAAGGGGCGCGCTGGCCGTGGAACTTTGATCTGCGCGATCGTCTGAACGTGGTCGATTGTGGTGACGTGGTATTCAACTTTGGTGATGCCCAGGATATGAGCGACAAGCTGCAGGCGCACGCAGAAAAACTGCTGGCAGCCGGCAAACGCATGCTCTCTTTCGGTGGTGACCACTTCGTGACGCTGCCGTTGCTGCGCGCGCATGCCAAGCATTTTGGCAAAATGGCGCTGGTGCATTTCGATGCCCATACCGACACCTATGCCAACGGCAGCAAGTTTGACCACGGCACCATGTTCTTCCATGCGCCGAACGAAGGCCTGATCGATCCCAATCACTCCGTGCAAATCGGTATCCGTACCGAGTTCGATCGTGACAACGGCTTCACCGTACTGGATGCTGCGCAGGTTAACGATCGTGGCGTGGACGATCTGCTGGCGCAGATCAAACAGATCGTTGGCGATATGCCGGTTTATCTGACCTTCGATATCGACTGCCTGGATCCGGCTTTCGCACCTGGCACCGGCACCCCGGTGATCGGCGGCCTGACCTCCGATCGCGCCCTGAAACTGGTGCGTGGTATGCAGTCGCTGAACATTGTCGGCATGGATGTGGTAGAAGTAGCTCCGGCTTACGACCAGTCAGAGATCACCGCACTGGCTGCGGCGACCTTGGGTCTGGAAATGTTGTATCTGCAAGCTGCCAAAAAGCAGGGCTAA
- a CDS encoding aromatic ring-hydroxylating oxygenase subunit alpha, translated as MTANTTSSAQTVQDYLDQGLRGMWYPVLASWEVGNNPVGITRLEQQIVVWRDKQGAIHALEDRCPHRGARLSMGWNLGDRIACWYHGVEVGGDGEVKDVPAVDRCPLVGQKCLKSYPAKEAYGAVFLYFGVTADEQPAELSFPQELADEANYSNFLCTASWDCNYQYALENVMDPMHGTYLHSSSHSMAEGDRKADMALEPTDSGFIFKKNGQIGVNFDWVEFGSSGAYWMRLSIPYKKRFGPGGHFWIIGMVVPEDKDHCRVFFWRIRKVKDWQRDAWRFMYRNRLEELHWDVLEQDRIVLENMAPNARGREYLYQHDVGLSRLRRMMQKEAQKQLATLSELEAAQ; from the coding sequence ATGACAGCAAACACAACATCCTCCGCGCAGACGGTACAAGACTATCTGGATCAGGGCCTGCGCGGTATGTGGTACCCGGTATTGGCCAGTTGGGAAGTGGGTAACAACCCGGTGGGCATCACCCGTCTTGAACAACAGATCGTGGTGTGGCGCGATAAACAGGGGGCGATCCACGCACTGGAAGATCGTTGTCCGCATCGTGGCGCGCGCCTGTCGATGGGCTGGAACCTTGGCGATCGCATTGCCTGCTGGTATCACGGCGTTGAAGTGGGTGGCGATGGCGAGGTTAAAGATGTGCCAGCGGTGGACCGTTGCCCGCTGGTGGGGCAGAAATGCCTGAAATCCTACCCGGCAAAAGAGGCTTACGGTGCGGTGTTCCTGTATTTCGGCGTCACTGCCGATGAACAGCCTGCCGAACTGAGCTTCCCGCAGGAACTGGCGGATGAGGCCAACTACAGTAACTTCCTGTGTACCGCCAGCTGGGACTGTAACTATCAATACGCATTGGAAAACGTGATGGATCCGATGCATGGCACCTACCTGCACTCCTCATCGCATTCGATGGCGGAAGGGGATCGCAAGGCCGATATGGCGCTGGAACCTACCGATAGCGGTTTCATCTTTAAAAAGAACGGCCAGATTGGCGTGAACTTCGACTGGGTCGAATTTGGCAGCAGCGGTGCCTATTGGATGCGCCTGTCGATCCCTTACAAAAAGCGTTTTGGGCCAGGCGGCCATTTCTGGATCATCGGCATGGTGGTGCCGGAAGATAAAGATCACTGCCGGGTATTCTTCTGGCGTATCCGCAAAGTGAAAGACTGGCAGCGTGACGCGTGGCGCTTTATGTACCGCAACCGTCTGGAAGAACTGCACTGGGACGTACTGGAGCAGGATCGCATCGTGCTGGAGAACATGGCACCGAACGCGCGCGGTCGTGAATACCTGTATCAGCATGACGTGGGCCTCTCCCGCCTGCGCCGTATGATGCAGAAAGAGGCACAAAAGCAGCTGGCAACGCTCAGCGAGCTGGAGGCGGCACAGTGA
- a CDS encoding SDR family oxidoreductase: MSGLLAGKRIVVTGAARGLGRSFAAAVAQAGASVVMCDILAEELQDSAASLREQGAQVEAQVIDLASPQSITAAFSAIAKGGAIDGLVNNAAMATGVGGKTMMEYDIDLWDKVMQVNVRGTWLVSQAAVPLLAQTPHAKIVNVASDTALWGAPKLMAYVASKGAIISMTRSMARELGPQGICVNAIAPGLTRVEATEYVPAERHQLYEQGRALAGAQHPDDVTGSVLYLLSPLADFVTGQLIPVNGGFVFN; this comes from the coding sequence GTGAGCGGCTTGCTGGCAGGAAAACGTATCGTAGTCACCGGAGCGGCACGTGGGCTGGGGCGCAGCTTTGCCGCTGCGGTGGCTCAGGCCGGGGCCAGCGTGGTGATGTGCGATATCCTGGCGGAGGAGTTGCAGGACAGCGCCGCCAGCCTGCGTGAGCAGGGGGCACAGGTTGAAGCTCAGGTTATCGATCTGGCTTCACCACAATCCATCACTGCGGCGTTCAGTGCGATTGCCAAGGGCGGCGCGATCGACGGGCTGGTGAACAACGCCGCGATGGCAACCGGTGTCGGTGGCAAAACCATGATGGAATACGACATTGATCTGTGGGACAAGGTCATGCAGGTCAACGTGCGGGGGACCTGGTTGGTGAGTCAGGCGGCGGTGCCATTATTGGCCCAAACGCCGCATGCCAAAATCGTCAATGTTGCCTCGGATACCGCTTTGTGGGGTGCGCCGAAACTGATGGCCTATGTGGCGAGCAAAGGGGCGATCATCTCGATGACCCGCTCCATGGCACGTGAGCTGGGGCCACAGGGCATCTGCGTCAACGCCATAGCACCGGGCTTGACGCGCGTTGAAGCCACTGAGTATGTCCCTGCCGAACGGCATCAGCTTTACGAGCAAGGCCGGGCACTGGCAGGTGCACAGCATCCGGACGATGTGACCGGTAGCGTGCTCTATCTGCTGTCGCCGCTGGCGGATTTTGTCACCGGCCAACTGATACCGGTCAACGGTGGTTTCGTGTTTAACTGA
- a CDS encoding HlyD family secretion protein, with amino-acid sequence MTRLYRQAYFAAQATRAEGRILISPSPDMTLYACASVLLVVALIAFLIGGEYTRKARLEGVVMPSTGVVKVVARTQGRVEALLVNEGDEVAAGQLLYRLSGERYDGQGLATLATLKNSLAQQYQMLVQQQHQEVAAITLQIQGLRQRASQLKDELRSADGALKQTLRQAALTRSMMERYHRLVRQKYVSELEYQQKQIELAAAEGYVENQRQVQQRLKRELTSVETDQGSLLQQGQSRRVELDRLLQGIRQQQIELQSQEESTLAAPVAGRVAAVLVKAGQTVNQNEPLLTLVPQAAQMQIELYAPSKSVGFIKPHQRVGLRFAAYPYEKFGVQYGTTREVTRISLSPTDVMPHNPVVWKENEGHYRVIVVPDKPSVTVYGHQELLRTGMVVAADIELDKRRLYEWLLEPLWSLQGKI; translated from the coding sequence GTGACGCGTCTCTACCGCCAGGCCTATTTTGCCGCCCAGGCCACGCGAGCCGAAGGGAGGATTTTGATTTCCCCCAGTCCGGATATGACGCTTTATGCCTGTGCCAGCGTGCTCTTGGTGGTTGCATTAATCGCTTTTTTAATCGGTGGCGAATATACCCGTAAAGCCCGTTTGGAAGGTGTCGTGATGCCTTCAACCGGAGTCGTCAAAGTAGTTGCGCGCACGCAAGGGCGGGTTGAGGCCTTGCTGGTTAACGAGGGCGATGAGGTTGCAGCAGGCCAATTACTCTACCGGCTAAGTGGTGAGCGCTATGACGGCCAGGGGTTGGCCACCTTGGCGACGCTGAAAAACTCCCTGGCGCAGCAGTATCAGATGTTGGTGCAGCAACAGCATCAGGAGGTTGCCGCCATTACTCTGCAGATACAGGGATTACGGCAGCGGGCAAGCCAACTGAAGGATGAACTGCGCAGCGCCGATGGGGCTCTGAAACAGACGCTGCGCCAGGCGGCGTTAACCCGCTCGATGATGGAGCGTTATCACCGTTTGGTGCGGCAAAAGTATGTCTCCGAGCTTGAGTATCAGCAAAAGCAGATTGAACTGGCGGCCGCGGAAGGTTATGTCGAAAACCAGCGGCAGGTACAACAGCGCCTGAAGCGTGAGTTGACCTCGGTTGAAACGGATCAGGGGAGTTTGTTGCAGCAGGGGCAAAGCCGCCGGGTGGAGCTGGATCGGTTACTACAAGGGATCCGTCAGCAACAAATAGAGTTGCAATCACAGGAGGAGAGCACGCTGGCTGCCCCGGTGGCAGGGCGTGTTGCTGCGGTGTTGGTCAAGGCGGGGCAAACGGTCAACCAAAATGAGCCGCTGTTAACGCTGGTGCCACAGGCGGCCCAAATGCAGATTGAGCTGTATGCACCGAGCAAGTCCGTTGGGTTTATCAAGCCTCATCAGCGGGTTGGCCTGCGTTTCGCGGCTTATCCCTATGAAAAATTTGGCGTGCAGTATGGCACGACGCGGGAAGTGACCCGCATCAGCCTCAGCCCGACAGATGTCATGCCGCATAACCCGGTGGTGTGGAAAGAAAACGAGGGACATTACCGGGTGATTGTCGTGCCAGATAAACCCAGCGTGACCGTGTATGGCCATCAGGAATTACTGCGCACCGGGATGGTGGTGGCAGCAGATATCGAGCTGGACAAGCGGCGACTGTACGAATGGTTGCTGGAACCGTTATGGAGCCTGCAAGGAAAAATATAG
- a CDS encoding recombinase-like helix-turn-helix domain-containing protein, translating to MQHITDFNPWLPDTQQVIPAREGGNGQIHQPGQFQNVIWQTRARVPDGFETSLVAALEEIFEQGAEELEQIVSALNQRRLFDRSGQPWNEATFREFLHVNGF from the coding sequence ATGCAGCACATTACCGATTTCAACCCTTGGCTGCCGGATACCCAACAGGTGATCCCGGCGCGTGAGGGCGGCAACGGCCAAATCCACCAACCCGGCCAGTTTCAGAATGTGATCTGGCAAACCCGGGCACGTGTACCAGACGGGTTTGAAACCTCGCTGGTGGCCGCGCTGGAAGAGATCTTCGAGCAAGGGGCTGAGGAGCTGGAGCAGATCGTCAGCGCGCTCAATCAGCGTCGCCTGTTCGATCGCAGTGGTCAGCCATGGAATGAAGCCACGTTCCGCGAATTCCTACACGTCAACGGTTTCTGA
- a CDS encoding peptidase domain-containing ABC transporter: MEWTEHLHLNLHWRRRLPLIRQTESAECGVACLAMVAGWHGYRIDLPSLRARFNVSTQGMTFVHLMECAQNLKLTGRAVRLELEELGQLTVPCILHWDLNHFVVLKRVRGNEIELHDPARGAVNMSLVEANRRFTGVALELTPTHDFEQRDERKKVRLTELVGKTVGLKAALARIFCFALALEVLALLSPLINQIVIDEVLVALDDSLLVLIVIAMLLMSATQTLIGLARQWATITMAVNFNMQWTANVFHHLLRLPIDWFEKRDIGNVSAKFDTVDTIQDTLTTSILEALLDVLLVVGTLGMMLLYSVSLSMLALGAALIYGLLRVLWFRTLRRAAEDSWTAGTLESSHFLETLHGMLSLRVNGALAQRESAWRNLNIARRNSQLREHKLAIGYDIINQVIGSLVGAAVLWFGANSVLSGSFSIGMLVAYMSFQGRFSASINGLIDKAFAWRMLDVYNERLADIVLTQKEGGAQAAESITVAFPVQREDRPVIELENITFSYGQGGNDILAGAALRIMPGEVVALVGRSGCGKTTLAKILLGLYPPTAGRLQVFGIDHHHAGYRQVRQMIGAVMQEDRLFRGAILDNITFFSQHSDLDWAQHCAQLAQLHEDIIALPMGYQTLIGEMGNSLSGGQKQRLLLARALYKRPRLLILDEATSHLDVTNEILIGSTLRNLGLTILLIAHRPETIASADRVVELDAGRLVVPSSASADNGHLEE, translated from the coding sequence ATGGAATGGACCGAGCATTTGCACCTGAATTTGCATTGGCGCCGCCGCTTGCCGTTGATCCGTCAAACCGAGTCGGCGGAATGTGGGGTGGCCTGCCTGGCGATGGTCGCCGGTTGGCACGGTTATCGTATTGACCTCCCCAGCCTGCGTGCAAGATTCAATGTTTCGACGCAGGGCATGACTTTCGTGCATTTGATGGAATGCGCTCAGAACCTGAAATTAACAGGTCGTGCAGTACGTTTAGAGCTGGAGGAACTCGGCCAACTGACCGTACCCTGCATTTTGCACTGGGATCTCAACCACTTTGTAGTGCTTAAACGGGTACGTGGCAACGAGATCGAACTGCACGATCCGGCACGCGGGGCGGTTAACATGTCGTTGGTAGAGGCTAACCGTCGTTTTACCGGTGTCGCGCTGGAACTGACGCCAACCCATGACTTTGAGCAGCGTGACGAACGCAAGAAAGTGCGGCTAACCGAATTGGTCGGCAAGACCGTAGGGTTGAAGGCTGCGTTGGCGCGCATTTTCTGCTTTGCTCTGGCGTTGGAAGTCTTGGCCTTGCTTAGTCCGTTGATCAATCAGATCGTGATCGATGAAGTCCTGGTGGCGCTGGATGATAGCCTGCTGGTGCTGATCGTTATTGCCATGTTGCTGATGAGTGCGACCCAGACGTTGATTGGCCTGGCCCGGCAATGGGCCACCATCACCATGGCGGTCAATTTCAATATGCAGTGGACGGCCAACGTGTTCCATCACCTGCTGCGTCTGCCGATCGACTGGTTTGAGAAGCGTGACATTGGCAATGTCAGCGCCAAGTTTGATACGGTCGATACCATTCAGGATACGCTCACCACCAGCATCCTTGAGGCGCTGCTAGACGTATTGCTGGTGGTCGGTACCTTGGGCATGATGTTGCTCTACAGCGTGTCGTTATCCATGCTGGCGTTAGGCGCGGCGCTGATTTATGGCTTATTACGCGTGTTATGGTTTCGCACCCTGCGCCGGGCGGCGGAGGACAGTTGGACGGCGGGTACCCTGGAATCAAGCCACTTTCTGGAAACGCTGCATGGCATGCTTAGCCTGCGGGTTAATGGGGCGCTTGCCCAGCGGGAATCTGCATGGCGTAACCTGAATATCGCCAGACGCAATAGCCAACTGCGTGAGCATAAGCTGGCCATCGGCTACGACATCATTAACCAGGTCATTGGTAGCCTGGTGGGCGCGGCGGTGCTGTGGTTTGGTGCCAATTCGGTGCTGTCGGGCTCGTTTTCGATCGGCATGCTGGTGGCGTATATGTCATTTCAAGGGCGTTTTTCCGCCAGCATCAATGGCCTGATCGATAAGGCGTTTGCCTGGCGAATGCTGGATGTCTATAACGAACGGCTGGCAGATATTGTGCTGACCCAGAAGGAGGGCGGTGCTCAGGCGGCAGAATCTATTACCGTAGCTTTCCCCGTGCAAAGAGAGGATCGCCCGGTTATTGAACTGGAAAATATCACCTTCAGCTACGGCCAGGGAGGTAATGATATCCTGGCTGGAGCGGCGTTGCGTATTATGCCTGGGGAGGTGGTGGCGCTGGTAGGGCGCTCCGGCTGCGGGAAAACTACCCTGGCGAAGATCCTGCTGGGGCTTTACCCGCCAACGGCCGGGAGGTTGCAGGTGTTTGGCATCGATCATCATCATGCGGGCTATCGGCAGGTTCGCCAGATGATCGGCGCGGTGATGCAAGAGGATCGGTTATTCCGTGGGGCAATACTCGACAACATCACTTTTTTCTCTCAACACAGCGATCTGGATTGGGCGCAACACTGTGCTCAACTGGCACAGCTGCATGAGGATATCATCGCGTTACCGATGGGCTACCAGACGTTGATTGGGGAAATGGGGAATTCGTTATCGGGGGGCCAAAAGCAGCGCCTGCTGTTGGCCCGGGCATTATACAAACGCCCACGGTTACTGATCCTGGACGAGGCAACCAGCCATCTTGATGTCACCAATGAAATCCTGATCGGCAGCACTTTGCGCAACCTGGGCTTAACCATCCTGCTGATTGCTCACCGGCCTGAGACGATAGCCTCTGCCGATCGAGTGGTCGAACTCGATGCTGGCAGGTTGGTTGTTCCTTCTTCTGCATCAGCTGACAACGGGCACCTTGAAGAGTGA
- a CDS encoding Rieske (2Fe-2S) protein, with protein MSWKNVCEVSQVKEDFPFSANIEGKEVGVYLIDGQYYALEDVCPHAYALLSQGFVDDGKVECPLHEAVFDVRSGQCLREPGGRDLQTYPTRVIDNQIQITFIAEE; from the coding sequence ATGAGCTGGAAGAACGTGTGCGAAGTGTCTCAAGTTAAAGAAGATTTTCCTTTCTCCGCCAATATTGAGGGAAAAGAGGTCGGCGTCTATTTGATCGACGGTCAATATTACGCGCTGGAAGACGTTTGCCCGCATGCCTATGCCTTGCTCAGCCAAGGGTTTGTTGATGACGGAAAAGTGGAGTGTCCACTGCACGAAGCGGTGTTCGATGTGCGTAGCGGCCAATGCCTGCGCGAACCCGGTGGCCGTGATCTGCAAACCTACCCTACCCGGGTGATCGACAATCAAATCCAAATCACCTTTATCGCGGAGGAATAA
- a CDS encoding VOC family protein: MSITGIEKLEFGVEDLPTCEKFMQDFGLQPTLQHWGEPRREFTTLSGASVVLYPQDSEVLPAAFEAGSTLRRMTWAVESPAALAALQPLLAQMPGFRHVDEELECRDPNGMTLRFAVTAQQPVELPVSPINQWGDVRRIDQPSPVYAKAEPVNIGHVVFFVEDLAATERFYCDLLGFQVSDRYIDRAVFLRTQARGGHHNLFLLKLPNRPRGLNHVAFTVRDIHEVIGGGIAMNKEQWSTFIGPGRHPISSAYFWYVNSPTGGAFEYYTNDDYLTENWQPRELEHSLVSFTEWAVEGGIDHDTRRQHKKPGAV, translated from the coding sequence ATGAGCATAACCGGAATCGAAAAGCTGGAATTTGGCGTCGAAGATCTACCAACGTGCGAAAAATTCATGCAGGACTTCGGTCTGCAACCGACGCTACAGCATTGGGGCGAACCGCGCCGTGAATTTACCACGTTGAGCGGGGCTAGCGTGGTGCTGTATCCGCAAGACAGCGAGGTCTTACCGGCCGCGTTTGAGGCAGGTTCTACCTTGCGCCGCATGACCTGGGCGGTTGAAAGCCCTGCCGCGCTGGCTGCGTTGCAACCCCTGTTGGCGCAGATGCCAGGCTTTCGCCACGTTGACGAAGAACTGGAATGTCGCGATCCCAACGGTATGACGCTGCGTTTTGCCGTTACGGCGCAGCAACCGGTGGAACTGCCCGTTTCGCCGATCAACCAATGGGGCGATGTACGCCGCATCGACCAGCCTAGCCCGGTTTATGCCAAAGCCGAGCCGGTCAATATCGGCCACGTAGTATTCTTCGTTGAGGATTTGGCTGCTACCGAACGCTTCTACTGCGATCTGCTCGGCTTCCAGGTTTCCGATCGCTATATCGATCGCGCCGTCTTCCTGCGCACCCAGGCTCGGGGTGGCCATCACAACCTGTTCCTGCTGAAACTGCCTAACCGCCCACGGGGCCTGAACCACGTCGCCTTCACCGTACGCGATATCCATGAAGTGATCGGCGGTGGCATCGCGATGAATAAAGAGCAGTGGAGCACCTTTATTGGTCCAGGCCGCCACCCGATCTCCTCGGCCTATTTTTGGTACGTCAACAGCCCGACCGGCGGTGCCTTTGAGTATTACACCAATGATGACTACCTGACGGAAAACTGGCAGCCGCGTGAGCTTGAGCATTCGCTGGTGTCGTTTACCGAATGGGCGGTCGAAGGCGGGATCGATCACGATACCCGCCGCCAACATAAGAAGCCGGGGGCGGTATGA
- a CDS encoding NAD(P)/FAD-dependent oxidoreductase: MSQPTRAGIVIIGGGQAGGWAAKTLRDRGYSGRLSVISDEPYDFYERPPLSKAALLDGSAPLSRLFSEEVVAGMNIDWYRPLRAEAIDGQQQIVTLSDGSQLQFDQLLIATGGRPRLPDANWAKHPRVMTLRSWDDAARLRQGLQQCQKLAIVGGGWIGLEIAASARKLGVDVTVFERQPALCMRSVGAGVSQALLELHQQQGVTVHCDCGEITLEDREGEAWIGSASSAARPFDLVVVGIGVELNLELAHSAGLKLEGGIVVDGQGRTSHPAIFAAGDVARHPTLGLCLQSWAYAQNQAISTACAMLDAFAAPYDDVAWLWSDQYDANIQILGVPTGGVHQIVRRTPQSQLFFTLNADRQLVQLVAFNDARTIKLGKRWLASGRVLDPQQLADVEFSLMALK, encoded by the coding sequence ATGAGCCAACCAACCCGTGCAGGCATTGTCATTATCGGCGGCGGTCAGGCCGGTGGTTGGGCGGCGAAAACGCTGCGCGATCGCGGTTATAGCGGCAGGTTGTCGGTGATCAGTGACGAGCCTTATGATTTTTACGAACGTCCACCGCTCTCCAAGGCGGCGCTGTTGGATGGCAGTGCACCACTCAGCCGCCTGTTCAGTGAAGAGGTGGTCGCCGGGATGAATATCGACTGGTACCGCCCACTTCGTGCCGAAGCCATCGACGGACAGCAGCAAATCGTCACGCTCAGCGACGGCAGCCAGTTGCAGTTCGATCAACTGCTGATCGCCACCGGTGGCCGACCACGCCTGCCAGATGCCAACTGGGCCAAACACCCGCGAGTAATGACCCTGCGTTCTTGGGATGATGCGGCACGCCTGCGCCAGGGCCTACAGCAATGCCAAAAGCTGGCGATTGTGGGTGGTGGCTGGATCGGGCTGGAGATTGCCGCCTCGGCCCGCAAGCTGGGTGTTGACGTGACGGTGTTTGAGCGCCAACCCGCGCTGTGTATGCGTAGCGTAGGGGCTGGCGTTTCCCAGGCGTTGTTGGAACTGCATCAACAGCAAGGCGTCACCGTGCATTGCGACTGCGGCGAGATCACGCTTGAAGATCGCGAGGGTGAAGCCTGGATTGGCAGCGCCAGCAGTGCCGCGCGGCCCTTCGACCTGGTGGTTGTCGGCATCGGCGTTGAGCTGAATCTGGAACTGGCCCACAGCGCCGGGCTGAAGCTTGAAGGCGGGATCGTCGTCGATGGGCAAGGGCGTACCAGCCACCCGGCCATTTTTGCCGCAGGCGATGTTGCGCGCCATCCGACCCTAGGCCTGTGTCTCCAATCCTGGGCCTACGCACAGAATCAGGCGATCAGCACCGCTTGCGCGATGTTGGATGCGTTTGCCGCCCCTTACGATGATGTTGCCTGGCTGTGGTCGGATCAATACGACGCCAATATCCAAATTCTGGGCGTCCCTACCGGCGGCGTTCACCAGATAGTGCGCCGCACGCCGCAGTCACAACTGTTCTTCACCCTGAATGCCGATCGGCAACTGGTGCAACTGGTGGCGTTTAACGACGCGCGCACCATCAAGCTGGGTAAACGCTGGCTGGCCAGCGGCCGGGTACTGGATCCGCAGCAACTGGCGGATGTGGAATTTTCTCTGATGGCGTTGAAATAA
- the rluF gene encoding 23S rRNA pseudouridine(2604) synthase RluF, translating to MLTKPSIRLNKYISESGICSRRDADRYIEQGNVFINGKRVALGDRVFAGDVVKVNGQLIEPRNEDNLIFIALNKPVGIVSTTEDGEKDNIVDFVNHSTRVFPIGRLDKDSQGLIFLTNHGDLVNKILRAGNDHEKEYLVTVNKPVTDDFIRGLGAGVPMLGTVTKKCKVKKEAPFVFRIVLVQGLNRQIRRMCEHFGYEVTKLERTRIMNVGLSGLPLGEWRDLTDDELVELFKLIEDSSSEAKPTKKAAKPKPAVKKPASSGQKAADKAGSQAPARKRFAQPGRKKKGR from the coding sequence GTGCTGACTAAACCATCTATACGCCTCAACAAATATATTAGCGAGAGCGGCATCTGCTCGCGTCGCGATGCCGATCGTTACATCGAACAGGGCAATGTTTTTATCAACGGTAAGCGCGTAGCGCTCGGCGATCGGGTATTCGCTGGCGATGTGGTCAAGGTTAACGGGCAGCTTATTGAACCCCGTAACGAAGACAACCTGATTTTTATTGCGCTGAACAAGCCGGTGGGTATCGTCAGCACCACCGAAGACGGTGAGAAAGACAATATTGTCGATTTCGTCAACCACAGTACCCGTGTCTTCCCGATCGGGCGCTTGGATAAAGACTCGCAGGGGCTGATCTTCCTCACCAACCACGGCGATCTGGTGAACAAGATCCTGCGTGCCGGTAACGATCACGAGAAGGAATATCTGGTCACGGTTAACAAACCGGTGACCGACGATTTTATCCGTGGTTTGGGTGCCGGAGTGCCGATGCTGGGCACGGTGACCAAGAAATGCAAGGTGAAGAAAGAAGCCCCCTTTGTGTTCCGTATCGTGCTGGTGCAGGGGCTTAACCGCCAGATCCGCCGTATGTGTGAGCATTTCGGTTATGAAGTGACCAAGTTGGAGCGCACCCGCATCATGAACGTGGGCCTGTCTGGGCTGCCGTTAGGGGAGTGGCGCGATTTGACGGACGACGAGCTGGTTGAGCTGTTTAAGTTGATTGAGGACTCGTCCTCAGAGGCTAAACCGACCAAGAAAGCGGCCAAGCCCAAGCCTGCGGTGAAAAAACCGGCGAGCAGCGGGCAGAAAGCCGCGGATAAAGCGGGCAGTCAAGCACCGGCGCGTAAGCGTTTTGCTCAGCCTGGGCGCAAAAAGAAAGGGCGCTGA